The following is a genomic window from Marinococcus sp. PL1-022.
AATGTAGGCTACGTGAGCCTTACCGAAAAAGGGGACCAGGTGATGCTCGCACATCGAAAAAAACGGAATATCTTTTACCAGTACCAGTTCCTCGTGGTCTTCCCCAAATACAGTTTTTAAATGCTCGTCTGCTGATTCATGCAGCCCGGCAAAAACCTCCTGGTATAAACGGGCTACCCTGTCCGGAGTGTCGAGCAGGCCTTCCCGGCCGGCATCTTCACCAACACCTTCAAGAATCAGCCTGACACCTTCTTTTATTTTTTCGTGATCAAAATTAGCCACCGTAAGTCCTCCAATCAACTTCTGCTGCCTTCAGCCACTGCTGTTTGTCTTGAGAAATTTTAGCACAAGCCCTTTTAGAAAGCAAAAGGGGCGCCTTTAACGTAACAGGCGCATTAATCATTATCATCGAGCAGCATGATGGAGTGCTCTTTTTCATTTTTCTTTCCACGCTCCATCAGGGACTTTGCCATTTTCTCCGGCGGCACGTGTTCAAACAGAACTTTATACAGCCCTTCTGTAATTGGCATTTCCACTCCAAGAGACCTGGACCAGTGGTAGACAGCTTCGGTAGTCCGCACTCCTTCAACGACCATCCCCATCTGCTCCAGTACGTCTTCGAGGCTTTTGCCTGAGCCGATTTGATTTCCAGCCCGCCAGTTCCGGCTGTGTTCACTTGTACATGTAACGATCAAATCCCCAAGACCCGAAAGGCCGGTAAAGGTAAGCGGGGATGCTCCCAGATGGGTGCCAAGACGTGTAATTTCCGCCAGCCCTCTTGTCATTAAAGCAGCCTTTGCGTTATCCCCGTATCCAAGTCCTGATGTAAGACCGATACCGAGGGCAATAATGTTTTTCAGCGCCCCGCCAATCTCGACACCGAGAAAATCATCATTTGTGTATACACGGAAAGCCTGGTTCATAAACAGCTCCTGCACCCGGGTCTGTACTTGTTCAGAGGTGCCTGACACCGCGACAGTGGTTGGCTGCTGCTCTGCCACTTCTTCCGCATGGCTTGGCCCCGAAAGCACGGCCATTCCTTTAAAAGAAATATCCGTCCACTCTTCTTCGAGAATTTGCGATACTCTTAAAAACGAGTCAGGCTCGATGCCTTTAGCTGCATGTACGACAATGGTTTCCGGCTGAAGATACGGCATTAACTCGCGGGCGATTTTTCTGACTGCCCCGCTCGGAACCGCAAGCACAATGTAGGAAGCCTCACCTGCTGCTTCCTTTATATCAGTGGTGGCCACTATATTTTCGGGCAGGACAATCCCTTTTAAATAGCCTTCATTTCTGTGTGTGGTGTTGATTTCTTCAGCCAGCGCTTCTCTGCGGCACCAAAGACGCACCGAATGCTGATTTTGTCCTAACACAGAAGCCAGGGCCGTTCCCCAGCTTCCTGCTCCAATAACAGCTGCCTGTTTCTTCATGTTTTTAACTCCTTTTATCCTTCACTGCTCTTTTTATACAATGAGCTTTCATTGCCACGCAGCAGGCGGACGATATTTGTACGGTGCTTCCATATCGACAGAAGGCCAAGAAAAACGGTTAAATACAGATAGGTCTCCGGATGTCCGTTGGTCGACTGGGTATAGAAAACCGCCACCGGGGTTAAAACAGCAAACAACAGAGAGCCAAGAGACACGTAACCGGTAACTGCAATCGCTGCAATCGCTATAATCCCGACATAAATTGCCGGAAAAAAGACGAGTACACTGATAACTCCGATGGCCGTTGCTACACCTTTGCCACCGCGGAAGCCAAAATAGACCGGCCAGTTATGTCCAAGTACGGCGGCAAGACCGCCAAGAGCGGGAGCCAGACCGTCCACCTGGCTTAACGACAAAAATCCGGGCAAAAGGGCCGAGGCTGTCCATTGGAAAAAGAAGCCGAGCCAGACCGCCACCATTCCTTTCAGCACGTCTAAAAGCAGCACCACCACCGCCCATTTTGTGCCCAGGACCCGCCGGGTATTTGTGGCTCCGGCATTGCCGCTCCCGACAGAACGGACGTCCACCTTTTTTATTCGCTGCACAAATAGATAACTAAAACTAACTGAGCCGATTAGATAGCCAATCACAACTGCAAGAATTACTCCCATTGCACTCTCCCCTTACCAAACCATTTCCGGCTGCTATTCGTTTTTCTTTCTGGCCACGATTCGAAGCGGTGTCCCTTCAAACGAGAAGGCTTCGCGGCATTTATTTTCCAAATATCTGCGATATGAAAAATGCAGAAGCTCCGGATCATTTACAAACAACACGATAACCGGAGGGCCTGAAGCCACCTGTGTTGCAAAATTGATACGCAGGCGTTTATTGCTGTGGGTCGGGGTTGGATTCATAATAACCGCATCCATAATAACTTCATTTAACACATTGGTAGGGACCCGTACGTGATGATTTTCAGCCACCTGACTTACTACCGGCAAAAGGTTCTGCATTCTCCGCTTCGTCTTGGCCGAAAGGAAAACGATCGGGGCATAGTCGAGGAACTGGAACTCCTCCCGAATTTCTTCGGTGAACCGGTGCATCGTTTTGTCGTCTTTTTCCACTACATCCCATTTGTTAACTACAATAACGATAGCCCGGCCGGAGTCGTGCGCATAGCCTGCTACTTTTTTGTCCTGTTCCCGGATGCCTGCTTCGCCGTCGAGAACGACAACAGCTACATCGGCCCGTTCCATGGCACGCATCGCCCGGAGTACACTGTATTTTTCTGCTTTTTCATACACTTTTCCCCGCCGGCGCATGCCCGCCGTATCAATGATGCTGTATTTCTGGCCGTCTTTTTCGAACTCCGTGTCCACCGCATCTCTCGTCGTGCCGGGAATATCGCTCACAATGACGCGTTCTTCCCCGAGTACTGCGTTCACGAGAGAGGATTTCCCCACATTCGGCTGACCGATGACTGCCATATGAATCGTGTCATCGTCCTTTTCCTCTTCGTCCTCCACAGGAAACCG
Proteins encoded in this region:
- the folE gene encoding GTP cyclohydrolase I FolE, encoding MANFDHEKIKEGVRLILEGVGEDAGREGLLDTPDRVARLYQEVFAGLHESADEHLKTVFGEDHEELVLVKDIPFFSMCEHHLVPFFGKAHVAYIPKGGMVTGLSKLARTVETIAKRPQLQERITYTIANEIVSTLEPHGVMVVLEAEHMCMTMRGVKKPGSMTVTSAVRGTFEEDQAARSEVLSLIKH
- a CDS encoding NAD(P)H-dependent glycerol-3-phosphate dehydrogenase; its protein translation is MKKQAAVIGAGSWGTALASVLGQNQHSVRLWCRREALAEEINTTHRNEGYLKGIVLPENIVATTDIKEAAGEASYIVLAVPSGAVRKIARELMPYLQPETIVVHAAKGIEPDSFLRVSQILEEEWTDISFKGMAVLSGPSHAEEVAEQQPTTVAVSGTSEQVQTRVQELFMNQAFRVYTNDDFLGVEIGGALKNIIALGIGLTSGLGYGDNAKAALMTRGLAEITRLGTHLGASPLTFTGLSGLGDLIVTCTSEHSRNWRAGNQIGSGKSLEDVLEQMGMVVEGVRTTEAVYHWSRSLGVEMPITEGLYKVLFEHVPPEKMAKSLMERGKKNEKEHSIMLLDDND
- the plsY gene encoding glycerol-3-phosphate 1-O-acyltransferase PlsY, which produces MGVILAVVIGYLIGSVSFSYLFVQRIKKVDVRSVGSGNAGATNTRRVLGTKWAVVVLLLDVLKGMVAVWLGFFFQWTASALLPGFLSLSQVDGLAPALGGLAAVLGHNWPVYFGFRGGKGVATAIGVISVLVFFPAIYVGIIAIAAIAVTGYVSLGSLLFAVLTPVAVFYTQSTNGHPETYLYLTVFLGLLSIWKHRTNIVRLLRGNESSLYKKSSEG
- the der gene encoding ribosome biogenesis GTPase Der — protein: MVKPTVAIVGRPNVGKSTIFNRIIGERMAIVEDEPGITRDRLYGEGEWLHRFFHVIDTGGIELNDEPLLTQIREQAKLAIDEADVIIFIVNGRDGITASDEEVADILLRSKKPVITAVNKIDNYEMREQMYEFYSLGLGEVFPISGSHGLGLGDLLDEVLERFPVEDEEEKDDDTIHMAVIGQPNVGKSSLVNAVLGEERVIVSDIPGTTRDAVDTEFEKDGQKYSIIDTAGMRRRGKVYEKAEKYSVLRAMRAMERADVAVVVLDGEAGIREQDKKVAGYAHDSGRAIVIVVNKWDVVEKDDKTMHRFTEEIREEFQFLDYAPIVFLSAKTKRRMQNLLPVVSQVAENHHVRVPTNVLNEVIMDAVIMNPTPTHSNKRLRINFATQVASGPPVIVLFVNDPELLHFSYRRYLENKCREAFSFEGTPLRIVARKKNE